In Gemmata obscuriglobus, a single genomic region encodes these proteins:
- a CDS encoding SRPBCC family protein: protein MIHFEGDKRIGRPVAEVAAKLSDAGFLANSVPDAEVSENTPDRATGKIKPKLSFLTGSLTLHAEVTTRVPGKSVAYRIETKTMGASSTVETTLVFGEAEGGTLVHWTGDIVAVTGLLKMVPKGLLEGTAKKVIEDVWAAVESKITSGS, encoded by the coding sequence ATGATTCATTTTGAAGGCGACAAGCGCATCGGGCGGCCGGTCGCGGAGGTCGCAGCCAAACTGTCGGACGCCGGGTTTCTTGCGAACAGCGTACCCGACGCAGAGGTGTCCGAGAACACGCCGGACCGCGCCACAGGTAAGATCAAGCCGAAACTGTCCTTTCTTACCGGCAGCCTGACGCTGCACGCCGAGGTGACCACACGCGTCCCGGGGAAGTCCGTTGCTTACCGCATCGAGACGAAAACGATGGGTGCGAGCAGCACCGTCGAAACGACGCTGGTGTTCGGTGAGGCCGAGGGCGGGACGTTGGTCCACTGGACCGGTGACATTGTGGCCGTGACCGGCTTGCTGAAGATGGTTCCCAAAGGGTTACTTGAAGGCACCGCGAAGAAGGTGATCGAAGACGTGTGGGCAGCGGTCGAAAGCAAGATAACGAGCGGCAGTTAG
- a CDS encoding ABC transporter permease, translating to MTTRFGLTLALARKDWRLFWADRRAALMCFVVPVVLAAAFGTVFNRPATGAPARLPVVLVVEDAGPFTRQVAQELLSSPRLEAKEVSRAEAEKAVTDRAAVAVVLPAGFEQLKHWQPGVTTERPELHLLHHPNASAERQMAEGVVTEAVMKRVTREAFADVIPEGATLAPPFKVEPRSVSAHPEARFSSYAHSFCGMTLQYLLFWGMESGLVLLRERQRSVWTRVRVAAVPLSCVIAGKALATALVALLQVFCTFGVGYLAFGVTIGSPVGFALLAFTACALASATGLLVAAVGKTEARARNVSILVILGASMLGGLWVPSFLLPGWARDLSLALPTTWALKGFEAVTWQGGGFWAAAPSAAAVAGFALVLLGAAALKLTLAERGLRRGRT from the coding sequence GTGACAACTCGGTTCGGGCTAACGCTGGCGCTCGCGCGAAAGGACTGGCGGCTGTTCTGGGCCGACCGCCGGGCCGCGCTCATGTGCTTCGTTGTGCCGGTGGTGCTGGCCGCCGCGTTCGGCACCGTCTTCAACCGCCCCGCGACCGGCGCGCCGGCGAGACTGCCGGTGGTGCTGGTGGTCGAGGACGCCGGCCCGTTTACCCGCCAGGTCGCGCAGGAGCTGCTCAGCTCACCGCGGCTCGAGGCAAAGGAAGTGTCACGCGCAGAGGCCGAAAAGGCCGTCACGGACCGGGCCGCCGTGGCGGTGGTGCTGCCGGCCGGGTTCGAGCAGCTCAAGCACTGGCAGCCCGGGGTGACGACCGAGCGCCCCGAACTGCACCTGCTCCACCACCCGAACGCGAGCGCCGAGCGGCAGATGGCCGAGGGCGTGGTCACCGAAGCGGTCATGAAGCGGGTCACGCGCGAGGCGTTCGCGGACGTGATACCGGAAGGCGCCACGCTCGCACCGCCGTTCAAGGTCGAGCCGCGGAGCGTTTCGGCGCACCCGGAGGCACGGTTCAGCTCCTACGCGCACAGTTTCTGCGGAATGACTCTTCAGTACTTGCTGTTCTGGGGGATGGAAAGCGGGCTCGTGCTGCTGCGCGAGCGCCAGCGTAGCGTGTGGACGCGGGTGCGCGTGGCCGCTGTGCCGCTGTCGTGCGTGATCGCGGGCAAGGCCCTCGCCACAGCCCTGGTCGCGCTGCTCCAGGTGTTCTGCACGTTCGGGGTCGGGTACCTCGCGTTCGGGGTCACAATCGGCTCGCCGGTCGGGTTCGCGCTGCTGGCGTTCACGGCGTGCGCCCTGGCCTCGGCCACCGGCCTGTTGGTCGCGGCGGTCGGCAAAACCGAGGCCCGCGCGCGGAACGTGAGCATCCTCGTGATACTCGGCGCGTCGATGCTGGGCGGGCTGTGGGTGCCGTCGTTCTTGCTCCCGGGGTGGGCGCGCGACCTGTCGCTGGCGCTGCCGACCACCTGGGCACTGAAGGGGTTCGAGGCGGTGACCTGGCAGGGCGGCGGGTTCTGGGCGGCGGCCCCAAGCGCGGCCGCGGTGGCCGGGTTCGCGCTGGTGCTGCTCGGGGCCGCGGCGCTGAAGTTGACGCTCGCGGAGCGGGGGTTGCGTCGGGGCCGAACTTAA
- a CDS encoding metallopeptidase family protein, translating to MKKFAAVVRRAIESLPEEIKRHLDNVVVDVEDDPSDEFLREAGFTDEEIEAGDSLYGYFMPLEGASASEMLENPNRIIIFRNPLEDDFPDPRELEIEIRKTVVHEIAHHFGWSDRDLERFDDNPDPFGG from the coding sequence ATGAAGAAGTTCGCCGCCGTGGTGCGCCGCGCGATCGAGTCCCTGCCGGAGGAGATCAAGCGGCACCTCGATAACGTCGTCGTGGACGTGGAAGACGATCCGTCCGACGAGTTCCTCCGCGAGGCGGGGTTCACCGACGAGGAGATCGAGGCGGGCGACTCGCTGTACGGCTACTTCATGCCGCTGGAAGGGGCCAGCGCCAGCGAGATGCTGGAGAACCCGAACCGCATCATCATCTTCCGCAACCCGCTCGAAGACGACTTCCCCGACCCGCGCGAGTTGGAAATCGAGATCCGCAAAACGGTGGTCCACGAGATCGCGCACCACTTCGGCTGGTCCGACCGCGACCTGGAGCGGTTCGACGACAACCCCGACCCGTTCGGCGGATGA
- a CDS encoding TIGR02996 domain-containing protein: MSDRAALLSAICAQPEEDTPRLAFADWLDEHAGTFPIPADAHARARFIRDDIGMSARPECDPERLRWELIEKPRREQEPWIRVTHTPEVLTPERAGGVLKRGFPWWVRLRPSELLANADRVLPQVPGGVLTFANPDAHWAALARSPHLGRLAGLHIRQTQLSPAALQLLVESPHAVGIGWFSAGSDGLTSAALPVLTRSEFLARLTRLDLDGRQWAGGAFVNSFAQVAHPVRLRELGLAESGLSGAHLQRLLTSFAAEGLERLALAVNPIGRAGHEAVALLPLDRLRKLDLSETAPGAEGLRWLSTSLTLSRLERLGYRRNHVSSALAAELAACHEVSNLRVLDLAYNPIGNAGSAALFRSPHFAGLLYLNLSYCMVGDEGVRALLESPLLGTLVLLDLTGSPASAEVLERLKEKMGDRVRI; this comes from the coding sequence ATGTCCGACCGCGCCGCCCTCCTGAGCGCGATCTGTGCCCAGCCCGAAGAGGACACCCCGCGGCTCGCGTTCGCGGACTGGCTCGACGAGCACGCGGGCACGTTCCCGATCCCGGCCGACGCCCACGCCCGGGCGCGATTTATTCGCGACGACATCGGGATGTCCGCGCGCCCCGAGTGCGACCCGGAGCGCCTCCGGTGGGAGCTGATCGAGAAGCCGCGGCGCGAGCAGGAGCCTTGGATCCGCGTGACCCACACGCCGGAGGTGCTGACCCCGGAGCGCGCCGGCGGGGTGCTGAAGCGCGGGTTCCCGTGGTGGGTCCGGCTGCGCCCGAGCGAGCTTCTGGCCAACGCGGACCGGGTGCTGCCGCAGGTGCCCGGTGGCGTGCTCACGTTCGCCAACCCGGACGCGCACTGGGCGGCCCTCGCACGCTCGCCACACCTGGGCCGGCTCGCGGGCCTGCACATCCGCCAGACGCAACTGAGCCCGGCCGCTCTTCAGTTGCTGGTGGAGTCCCCGCACGCGGTCGGGATCGGGTGGTTCAGCGCCGGGAGCGACGGGCTAACGAGCGCGGCGCTCCCGGTTCTCACCCGGTCCGAGTTCCTGGCGCGGCTCACGCGCCTCGACCTGGACGGCCGGCAGTGGGCCGGGGGCGCGTTCGTCAACAGTTTCGCCCAGGTCGCGCACCCGGTGCGGCTCCGCGAGCTGGGGCTCGCCGAGTCCGGGCTGTCCGGGGCGCACCTTCAGCGGTTGCTCACCTCGTTCGCGGCGGAGGGGCTGGAGCGGCTCGCGCTGGCCGTCAACCCGATCGGGCGGGCGGGGCACGAGGCCGTCGCCCTGCTGCCCCTCGACCGGTTGCGCAAGTTGGACCTGAGCGAGACGGCGCCCGGCGCGGAAGGGCTCCGGTGGCTCTCGACCTCGCTGACGCTCAGCCGGCTGGAGCGGCTGGGGTACCGGCGGAACCACGTGAGTTCGGCGTTGGCGGCGGAACTGGCGGCGTGCCACGAGGTGAGTAACCTGCGGGTGCTGGACCTCGCGTATAACCCAATCGGCAACGCCGGTTCGGCCGCGCTGTTCCGGTCGCCGCATTTCGCCGGACTGCTGTACCTGAACCTGTCGTACTGCATGGTCGGCGACGAGGGCGTCCGCGCGCTGCTCGAATCCCCGCTGCTCGGGACGCTCGTGCTGCTGGACCTGACCGGTTCGCCGGCGTCGGCCGAGGTGCTGGAACGGCTCAAAGAGAAGATGGGCGACCGGGTGCGGATCTGA
- a CDS encoding TIGR02996 domain-containing protein, which translates to MSDRDALLSAICAQPDEDTPRLVFADYLEEHDEAARAAFIRDQIRLAQTPPWEPFAVRCRWHAPHVVSGAPFRSTLPKLEGSALAWGDMPFRRGFGWSVRVHMPALWDTLVEPLFDRQPIGRLMFWPTTLDDWRRIAASECVTRFREVAFATSPIEPLFALRDRPAAAGITDLYFARASGAGMPEVIEDLFRSPLGHTARGLHFHTGYESLSALVDALNTGGPLARLSFSNMGITAEHLRRLFAGPVASELDGLHFTNEPLGGDGLKVLAERLPGAVRELTLTGFGAREGLEAFARSDRLAGVKRLDLSGNRLSPRSSRLLSLSHALPALRAINLNSCHLLDKGVRHVTQARWWHGLVEADLRNNTLSPAGVRHLLNAPVPPDLTALVLDRDGLGAESRAALQKKFGAAAVFTAGEVPW; encoded by the coding sequence ATGTCTGACCGCGACGCACTCCTGAGCGCGATCTGCGCGCAGCCCGACGAGGACACGCCGCGGCTCGTCTTCGCCGATTACCTCGAAGAGCACGACGAGGCGGCCCGCGCGGCGTTCATCCGGGATCAGATCCGGCTGGCGCAGACGCCGCCGTGGGAGCCGTTCGCGGTGCGGTGCCGGTGGCACGCCCCGCACGTCGTGAGCGGCGCCCCGTTCCGCAGCACCCTCCCGAAGCTCGAAGGGTCGGCGCTGGCATGGGGGGACATGCCGTTCCGCCGCGGGTTCGGGTGGTCCGTCCGGGTACACATGCCGGCTCTCTGGGACACGCTCGTGGAGCCCCTGTTCGACCGGCAGCCGATCGGTCGGCTCATGTTCTGGCCCACGACCCTCGACGACTGGCGCCGGATCGCGGCGTCGGAATGCGTGACGCGGTTCCGCGAGGTCGCGTTCGCCACCAGCCCTATCGAGCCCCTGTTCGCGCTCCGCGACCGGCCCGCCGCGGCCGGGATCACGGACCTGTACTTCGCCCGGGCGAGCGGGGCCGGGATGCCGGAGGTGATCGAAGACCTGTTCCGCTCGCCGCTGGGGCACACGGCCCGCGGGCTCCATTTCCACACCGGGTACGAGTCCCTCAGCGCGCTTGTGGACGCGCTCAACACCGGCGGGCCGCTGGCCCGGCTGTCGTTCTCGAACATGGGCATCACCGCGGAGCACCTGCGGCGGTTGTTCGCCGGGCCGGTCGCGTCAGAACTGGATGGGTTGCACTTCACCAACGAGCCGCTCGGCGGGGACGGGCTGAAAGTGCTGGCGGAGCGGCTCCCGGGCGCGGTGCGCGAGCTCACGCTAACGGGCTTCGGGGCGCGTGAGGGGCTGGAAGCGTTCGCCCGCAGTGACCGGTTGGCGGGCGTGAAACGGCTCGACCTGAGCGGAAACCGGCTCAGCCCGCGGTCGAGCCGGCTGCTGTCGCTGTCGCACGCGCTGCCGGCCTTGCGCGCGATCAACCTCAACTCGTGCCATCTGCTGGATAAGGGGGTGCGGCACGTCACGCAGGCGCGATGGTGGCACGGGTTGGTGGAGGCGGATTTGCGGAACAACACGCTCTCACCCGCCGGGGTGAGGCACTTGCTGAACGCCCCGGTCCCGCCGGACCTTACGGCCCTCGTCCTCGACCGCGACGGCCTAGGGGCCGAGAGCCGGGCGGCACTTCAGAAGAAGTTCGGCGCGGCGGCCGTGTTCACGGCCGGCGAGGTGCCCTGGTAG
- a CDS encoding ABC transporter ATP-binding protein, protein MPLPVALTLADVTVRYGERTALDGVSLDVRRGEIVGLLGPNGSGKSTTLAVAAGVLDPAGGAVSIEGRARTADPAAFARRVGLVPQEPALYEELSAAENLTFFGRLYGLAGSDLRRRVARALARVKLTDRARQGVSTFSGGMKQRLNLAAALLHDPPVLLLDEPTAALDPASRDSLFADLTRLRDDGHAVLLTTHHLDEAEAGCDRAAILEAGKLVAIGSPAELLRPRPAERAVLYGHLRARPAKYLQRAIRQRLGAGVELEITGRRLRLSAGTGEQLGAALATLLADGLELEAYRTPAGALERRLRPEHTAAGDAA, encoded by the coding sequence ATGCCACTGCCGGTGGCCCTCACTCTCGCCGACGTGACCGTGCGCTACGGCGAGCGGACCGCCCTTGACGGCGTGTCGCTCGACGTGCGGCGCGGCGAAATCGTCGGGCTGCTCGGGCCGAACGGGTCCGGCAAAAGCACCACCCTGGCCGTCGCCGCGGGCGTTCTCGACCCCGCGGGCGGTGCTGTCAGTATCGAGGGGCGCGCCCGGACCGCCGACCCGGCCGCGTTCGCGCGGCGCGTGGGTCTCGTGCCGCAAGAGCCCGCGCTGTACGAAGAACTCTCGGCCGCCGAGAACCTGACTTTCTTCGGCCGGCTCTACGGGCTCGCCGGGAGCGACTTGCGGCGCCGCGTGGCCCGCGCACTCGCCCGCGTCAAGCTCACCGACCGCGCCCGGCAAGGCGTTTCGACCTTCTCGGGCGGGATGAAGCAGCGGTTGAACCTCGCCGCCGCGCTCCTCCACGACCCGCCGGTGCTGCTGCTCGACGAACCGACCGCCGCGCTCGACCCGGCCAGCCGTGATTCCCTTTTCGCCGATCTGACCCGGCTCCGCGACGACGGCCACGCCGTGCTGCTCACGACCCACCACCTGGATGAAGCCGAAGCGGGGTGCGACCGGGCGGCGATACTCGAGGCCGGAAAGTTGGTTGCGATCGGGTCCCCGGCGGAGCTGCTCCGTCCGCGCCCCGCGGAGCGGGCGGTGCTGTACGGGCACCTGCGCGCCCGCCCGGCGAAGTACCTTCAGCGGGCGATCCGGCAGCGGCTCGGTGCCGGCGTCGAACTCGAAATCACCGGGCGCCGGCTGCGCCTCTCGGCCGGGACCGGCGAGCAGCTCGGCGCCGCCCTCGCGACACTCTTAGCCGACGGGTTGGAATTGGAAGCGTACCGCACCCCGGCCGGGGCGCTGGAGCGCAGGCTGCGCCCGGAACACACCGCCGCGGGGGACGCCGCGTGA
- a CDS encoding NAD(+) synthase, with translation MNTHGFLRVAAACPELRVADCHFNADRTLALMARAETQGVNLLVFPECGLTGYTCHDLFHLQSLQRAAEEALAKVVEKSGTVFRGVALVGLPLAIEGQLFNCAAVIHAGKVLGIVPKTYLPNYKEFYDARYFCPADNANFSAASCAGQSVPFGTNLLFDCRTMNGFTLGVEICEDLWMPVAPSSLQAVMGATVFANLSASNEVIGKAGYRRQLVSAQSAKCIGGYVYASCGEGESTTDTVFGGHCLIAENGAIVAESERFRHAQRLLVADIDVERLLHDRIQTNSFHDANRSADLSLGKYRTLSFDLELSAREPTFVRAVDPHPFVPSDPATRDDRCREIFQTQVAALGRRLSHVNFPPVSIGVSGGLDSTLALLVVCKTMDELGVPRDRVHALTMPGFGTTPETRANADGLAGALNITLREIDIRAMCLEQMRALGHAPFGIKLAGETVESLSDKLRRLPPHNRSDLTFENVQARVRTSLLMNAGFVIGTGDLSELALGWCTYNADHMSMYNPNVSIPKTLVKFLVQWAAENEFDGPARDTLLAIVNTAIRPELLPLDEGGAATQLTEATVGPYELVDFFLYHFLRFGAEPRKILFLAGHAKFSKTYEPDEVRHWLKEFLRRFFASQYKRSCLPDGPKVGSVSLSPRGDWRMPSDAAARVWLDAAEGR, from the coding sequence ATGAACACACACGGCTTCCTTCGCGTCGCGGCGGCGTGTCCGGAACTGCGGGTTGCCGACTGCCACTTCAACGCCGACCGCACGCTCGCGCTCATGGCCCGGGCCGAAACGCAGGGCGTGAACCTCCTGGTGTTCCCCGAGTGCGGACTCACCGGTTACACCTGCCACGACCTGTTCCACCTCCAGTCGCTCCAGCGGGCCGCGGAAGAGGCGCTGGCGAAGGTGGTGGAGAAGAGCGGCACCGTGTTCCGCGGGGTCGCGCTCGTGGGGCTCCCGCTGGCCATTGAGGGGCAGCTCTTCAACTGCGCCGCGGTGATCCACGCGGGGAAGGTGCTGGGCATCGTCCCCAAGACGTACCTGCCCAATTACAAGGAGTTCTACGACGCCCGGTACTTCTGCCCGGCCGACAACGCGAACTTCTCGGCGGCCTCGTGCGCCGGCCAGAGCGTCCCGTTCGGCACGAACCTGCTGTTCGACTGCCGCACGATGAACGGGTTCACGCTAGGGGTCGAGATCTGCGAGGACCTGTGGATGCCGGTGGCGCCCAGCTCGCTCCAAGCGGTCATGGGCGCCACCGTGTTCGCCAACCTGTCCGCCAGCAACGAGGTGATCGGCAAGGCGGGGTACCGGCGGCAGCTCGTCAGCGCCCAGTCCGCGAAGTGCATCGGCGGGTACGTGTACGCGTCGTGCGGGGAAGGGGAGTCGACCACCGACACCGTGTTCGGCGGGCACTGCCTGATCGCGGAGAACGGGGCGATCGTCGCGGAGTCCGAGCGGTTCCGTCACGCGCAGCGGCTGCTCGTCGCCGACATCGATGTCGAGCGGCTGCTGCACGACCGGATCCAGACCAACAGCTTCCACGACGCCAACCGGTCCGCGGACCTGAGCCTCGGGAAGTACCGCACGCTGTCGTTCGACCTGGAGCTGAGCGCCCGCGAGCCGACGTTCGTGCGCGCCGTGGACCCGCACCCGTTCGTGCCGTCCGACCCGGCCACCCGCGACGACCGGTGCCGGGAGATCTTCCAGACGCAGGTGGCGGCGCTGGGCCGGCGGCTGTCGCACGTCAACTTCCCGCCGGTGTCCATCGGCGTGTCGGGCGGGCTGGACTCGACGCTGGCGCTCCTGGTCGTGTGCAAGACGATGGACGAGCTCGGGGTGCCCCGCGACCGGGTTCACGCGCTCACGATGCCCGGGTTCGGCACCACGCCCGAGACGCGGGCCAACGCCGACGGGCTCGCCGGGGCGCTCAACATCACCCTGCGCGAGATCGACATCCGCGCGATGTGTCTCGAGCAGATGCGCGCGCTCGGCCACGCGCCGTTCGGCATCAAGTTGGCGGGCGAAACGGTCGAGTCGCTGTCGGACAAGCTGCGCCGGCTCCCGCCGCACAACCGGAGCGACCTGACGTTCGAGAACGTGCAGGCCCGCGTCCGCACGTCGCTGCTGATGAACGCCGGGTTCGTGATCGGCACCGGCGACCTTTCGGAACTGGCGCTCGGGTGGTGCACGTACAACGCCGACCACATGAGCATGTACAACCCGAACGTGAGCATCCCCAAGACGCTCGTGAAGTTCCTGGTGCAGTGGGCGGCGGAGAACGAGTTCGACGGCCCGGCACGGGACACGCTGCTGGCGATCGTGAACACGGCGATACGCCCGGAGCTGCTGCCGTTGGACGAGGGCGGGGCCGCCACGCAACTGACCGAAGCGACGGTCGGGCCGTACGAGCTAGTGGACTTCTTCCTGTACCACTTCCTGCGGTTCGGGGCGGAGCCGCGGAAGATCCTGTTCCTCGCGGGGCACGCGAAGTTCAGCAAGACGTACGAGCCGGACGAGGTGCGTCACTGGCTGAAAGAGTTTCTGCGGCGGTTCTTCGCGAGCCAGTACAAGCGGAGCTGCCTGCCGGACGGCCCGAAGGTGGGGTCGGTGAGCCTGTCGCCGCGGGGCGATTGGCGAATGCCGAGCGACGCCGCGGCCCGCGTGTGGCTCGACGCCGCCGAAGGCAGGTGA
- a CDS encoding PDZ domain-containing protein encodes MTALTFLLGMVTFHTLAPVPPALRPDPMARGYMGITVSNGTLTVERVEPGLPADAAGLRRGDILVRVGTLQPETFDQVIAHITSFRPGAVVEIEVQRGTTRKVCKVKLACRPPELDIQNRVPVPIEIDN; translated from the coding sequence ATGACCGCGCTCACGTTTCTGCTCGGAATGGTAACGTTTCACACCCTCGCCCCGGTGCCGCCCGCTCTCCGGCCCGACCCGATGGCTCGTGGGTACATGGGTATCACCGTCAGTAACGGGACCCTCACGGTTGAACGCGTCGAACCCGGTCTGCCGGCAGACGCGGCCGGGTTGCGCCGCGGCGACATACTCGTGCGGGTCGGCACACTTCAGCCGGAAACGTTCGATCAGGTCATCGCGCACATTACGTCGTTCCGCCCGGGGGCGGTGGTCGAAATCGAGGTTCAGCGCGGCACCACTCGAAAGGTCTGCAAAGTAAAGCTCGCGTGCCGCCCGCCGGAGCTGGACATTCAGAACCGCGTACCGGTGCCGATCGAAATCGATAACTGA
- a CDS encoding POTRA domain-containing protein, producing the protein MQKLGVAPKAAEPDRVGRILIEGNTSTPDKVILGHLSLVPGDVLHYRLLEQIRAKLQKAGFQNVTVEVEPCILDSKLKDLHIRVSEPQPVPFTGPELPRPSPAAGPFLDSLYVTPISPLAIAGSIWSRSIASGQLTALTSRHRCTTAFRSAASTCGACPMRTRHASSPSVTSRT; encoded by the coding sequence ATGCAGAAGCTCGGCGTCGCTCCGAAAGCCGCCGAGCCGGACCGCGTGGGGCGCATTCTCATCGAAGGAAACACCAGCACGCCCGATAAGGTCATCCTGGGTCATTTGTCACTCGTGCCGGGGGACGTGCTCCACTACCGGTTACTGGAACAGATCCGGGCCAAGCTCCAAAAGGCCGGGTTCCAAAACGTTACGGTCGAGGTGGAACCCTGTATTCTGGATTCGAAGTTGAAGGACCTTCACATCCGGGTGAGTGAGCCGCAGCCGGTGCCGTTCACCGGACCGGAACTTCCCCGGCCGTCGCCCGCGGCAGGGCCTTTCCTTGATTCACTCTACGTAACTCCGATAAGTCCCTTGGCCATTGCCGGGTCCATCTGGAGCCGCTCGATCGCCTCCGGGCAACTCACCGCCTTGACCTCACGCCACAGGTGCACCACGGCGTTCCGCAGCGCCGCCAGCACCTGTGGTGCGTGCCCCATGCGCACACGACACGCGTCCTCGCCCAGTGTCACGTCACGCACGTAA
- a CDS encoding ISAs1 family transposase, translated as MSPCTLVDALAAVPDPRSKHGLIHPLAPFLGLVALAMLMGRTSLNGIARFGRQHGPALAHALGFRRGKTPAVSTLSRTLRRFDADQLEHVLSYWIASRVDPAAFTHISIDGKTLRGSRNGAIPGQHLLAAYAPTVGAVLAQVKVDASTNEHKAALTLLGILPLRGKVVVGDAMFCQRDLAEEVVGAGGDYVLTVKDNQPGLGIDIRAGFAFETAARSIAAATSPWGSASARPEPHRHDRR; from the coding sequence ATGTCTCCTTGCACCCTGGTCGATGCCCTGGCGGCGGTTCCCGATCCCCGCAGCAAGCACGGCCTTATCCACCCACTCGCCCCCTTCCTCGGACTCGTCGCCCTCGCCATGCTCATGGGGCGCACCAGCCTCAATGGCATCGCTCGCTTCGGGCGACAGCACGGACCCGCCCTCGCCCATGCCCTCGGCTTCCGACGCGGCAAGACCCCGGCCGTTTCCACGCTCTCCCGCACCCTGCGACGCTTCGACGCCGACCAACTGGAGCACGTCCTCTCGTACTGGATCGCCAGCCGCGTCGACCCGGCCGCCTTCACACACATCTCCATCGACGGCAAGACCCTTCGAGGCTCTCGCAACGGCGCGATCCCCGGTCAGCACCTGCTGGCCGCATACGCCCCCACCGTCGGTGCCGTACTCGCCCAGGTCAAGGTCGATGCGAGCACCAACGAGCACAAGGCCGCCTTGACGCTCCTCGGCATTCTGCCGCTGCGAGGGAAGGTCGTGGTCGGCGACGCCATGTTCTGCCAGCGAGACCTGGCCGAGGAGGTGGTCGGGGCCGGCGGCGACTACGTGCTCACGGTGAAGGACAACCAACCCGGATTGGGGATCGACATCCGAGCCGGGTTCGCCTTCGAGACCGCCGCCCGATCGATCGCGGCGGCCACTTCCCCCTGGGGATCGGCCTCCGCCCGCCCCGAGCCGCATCGCCACGACCGTCGATAA